One stretch of Amycolatopsis tolypomycina DNA includes these proteins:
- a CDS encoding DUF445 domain-containing protein → MDAVLHDLALHWPLYAAMPFVAALIGYVTKRVAIEMMFRPLEFIGIPPLLGWQGVVPKHGGRMAAVATELLTANLLDLREVLARIDPVIITSELEQPLLKAVDHIAREVLAEHHPRLWEVLPTLAQEMLVKQVQASAPRLVREFLDDVRENLDEVLDVQHMTVQRLTRDKKLLVRLIRETSRPEMAFIARMGIYFGFGLGLVQTIVWAVTREPWVLPVFGGVIGLCTDWLAIKLIFVPREPVRVGRVIFQGKFQRRRAEVARQYGELIANEVLTVQNLLDAILRGPRADRLAARVEHLVSETVDAQMPLAWTVGGTRLKEMKQAAARKALEHLPDTARYAEGYLTEAMDVAKVIEQRMLALTPLEFEGLLRPAFRQDEWKLIAVGGVIGFVVGELQVLLMLG, encoded by the coding sequence ATGGACGCTGTCCTGCACGACCTCGCCCTGCACTGGCCGCTCTACGCCGCGATGCCCTTCGTCGCCGCGCTGATCGGGTACGTCACCAAGCGCGTGGCCATCGAAATGATGTTCCGGCCGCTCGAGTTCATCGGGATCCCGCCGCTGCTGGGGTGGCAGGGCGTCGTCCCGAAGCACGGCGGGCGGATGGCCGCCGTCGCGACCGAGCTGCTCACCGCGAACCTGCTCGACCTGCGGGAAGTGCTCGCGCGGATCGATCCGGTGATCATCACCAGCGAGCTGGAACAGCCGCTGCTGAAGGCGGTCGACCACATCGCGCGCGAGGTGCTGGCCGAGCACCACCCGCGGCTGTGGGAGGTGCTGCCGACGCTGGCGCAGGAGATGCTGGTCAAGCAGGTCCAGGCGTCGGCGCCGCGGCTGGTGCGGGAGTTCCTCGACGACGTCCGCGAGAACCTCGACGAGGTGCTCGACGTCCAGCACATGACCGTCCAGCGGCTCACGCGGGACAAGAAGCTGCTCGTGCGGCTGATCCGCGAGACGTCCCGGCCGGAAATGGCGTTCATCGCGCGGATGGGCATCTACTTCGGCTTCGGGCTCGGCCTGGTCCAGACGATCGTGTGGGCGGTCACGCGCGAGCCGTGGGTGCTGCCGGTCTTCGGCGGGGTGATCGGGCTGTGCACCGACTGGCTGGCGATCAAGCTGATCTTCGTCCCGCGCGAGCCGGTGCGCGTGGGCCGGGTGATCTTCCAGGGCAAGTTCCAGCGCCGCCGGGCCGAGGTGGCGCGGCAGTACGGCGAGCTGATCGCGAACGAGGTCCTGACGGTCCAGAACCTGCTGGACGCCATCCTGCGCGGCCCCCGAGCGGACCGGCTGGCGGCGCGGGTGGAGCACCTCGTGTCGGAAACGGTCGACGCGCAGATGCCCCTGGCCTGGACCGTCGGCGGCACCCGTCTGAAGGAGATGAAGCAGGCCGCGGCGCGGAAGGCACTGGAGCACCTGCCGGACACGGCCCGGTACGCCGAGGGCTACCTCACCGAGGCGATGGACGTCGCGAAGGTGATCGAGCAGCGGATGCTGGCCCTGACACCCCTGGAGTTCGAGGGCCTGCTGCGGCCGGCGTTCCGGCAGGACGAGTGGAAGCTGATCGCCGTCGGCGGGGTGATCGGGTTCGTGGTGGGTGAGCTGCAGGTCCTGCTGATGCTCGGCTGA